The Anguilla anguilla isolate fAngAng1 chromosome 19, fAngAng1.pri, whole genome shotgun sequence genome has a segment encoding these proteins:
- the LOC118218769 gene encoding 5'-nucleotidase domain-containing protein 3-like isoform X1 — protein MSPLSISFRRLLRNADSLHRLPVSLNALHTQGGVRSRCDRPLRSWRPRSWQHRFGAFGASRRAEPVLAALTRRCRPQFTTATLCTSSDSGQDMTNWLWSIYNETKKQTEADLIPILSNSFVNPDTIFANNEMSLQDTEVYGFDYDYTLAFYSSHLHTQIFSVARDILIQQHRYPEGLREYDYIPDFAIRGLHYDVQKALLMKIDAFHYIQLGTVYRGLHPVPDSEVIALYEGCHVPLENMSDFYGKSSHGHTMKQFMDIFSLPEMTLLCCVSDYFMKHNIDYEPVHLYKDVKEAIRDVHVKGFMYRAVEADIEKYICYAEQTHAVLKMLAENGKKMFLITNSPFDFVNRGMNYIVGKDWRDLFDVVIVQADKPGFFNDRRRPFRRVTDKGVLLWDRIHCLEKGQIYKQGNLYEFLRLTGWSGSKVLYFGDHIYSDLADLTLKHGWRTGAIIPELRKEIKIMNTEEYVHTMNWLQSLTGLVEHMQVHRDPAAEAVVQEWIKEREDIRSRTKNIFNAQFGSLFRTYHNPTYFSRRLSRFADIYMASLSCLLRYDLRHTFFPRRNPLQHEAPSWPEQAGAGAIKTPFQAQRAQVTSE, from the exons ATGTCGCCCTTGTCAATTTCTTTTCGGAGGCTGCTTAGAAACGCGGACAGTTTGCACAGACTGCCTGTGTCCTTAAACGCTTTGCACACGCAAGGCGGCGTAAGGAGTCGATGCGACAGACCTCTTCGGTCGTGGAGACCCCGATCTTGGCAGCACCGCTTCGGTGCGTTCGGAGCTTCAAGGAGAGCCGAGCCGGTCTTGGCTGCCTTGACACGGCGTTGCCGCCCCCAATTTACGACGGCAACACTGTGCACCTCTTCTGACAGCGGTCAAGACATGACCAACTGGCTGTGGTCCATTTACAACGAGACCAAAAAACAGACTGAAG CAGATCTGATACCGATACTATCGAACAGCTTTGTGAATCCGGACACCATCTTCGCCAACAATGAGATGAGCCTCCAGGACACCGAGGTGTACGGCTTCGACTACGACTACACCCTGGCCTTCTACTCCagccacctgcacacacagatcTTCAGCGTCGCCCGCGACATCCTCATTCAGCAGCACAGG TACCCGGAGGGCCTGCGCGAGTACGACTACATTCCAGACTTCGCCATTAGAGGCCTGCACTACGACGTCCAGAAG GCCTTGCTGATGAAGATCGATGCCTTTCACTACATTCAGTTAGGGACGGTGTACAG GGGTCTTCACCCAGTGCCAGATTCAGAGGTTATTGCCTTATATGAAGGGTGCCATGTGCCGCTGGAGAACATGAGCGACTTCTATGGCAAG AGCTCCCATGGCCACACCATGAAGCAGTTCATGGACATCTTCTCCTTGCCCGAGATGACCCTGCTCTGCTGCGTCAGCGACTACTTCATGAAGCACAACATCGACTACGAGCCCGTCCACCTCTACAAAGACGTCAAG GAGGCGATACGAGACGTCCATGTAAAAGGGTTCATGTACCGCGCTGTGGAGGCTGATATCG agaaGTATATTTGCTACGCTGAACAGACCCACGCTGTGCTGAAGATGCTCGCAGAAAATGGGAAGAAGATGTTCCTGATCACCAACAGCCCCTTCGACTTTGT GAACCGGGGGATGAACTACATCGTGGGGAAGGACTGGAGGGACTTGTTTGATGTGGTTATAGTCCAGGCCGACAAGCCCGGCTTCTTCAACGACAGGAGGAG GCCATTCAGGAGGGTGACTGATAAAGGGGTTTTGCTGTGGGACAGGATACACTGCCTGGAGAAAGGGCAGATCTACaagcag GGGAACCTGTATGAGTTTCTTCGTCTTACGGGCTGGAGTGGGTCCAAAGTGCTGTACTTTGGAGATCACATCTACAGCGACCTGGCA GACCTGACCCTGAAGCATGGCTGGCGGACGGGAGCCATCATCCCAGAGCTGAGGAAGGAGATCAAGATCATGAACACGGAGGAGTACGTCCACACCATGAACTGGCTACAGAGCCTGACCGGCCTGGTGGAGCACATGCAG gtgCACAGAGATCCAGCCGCAGAAGCCGTAGTCCAGGAGTGGATAAAAGAGCGAGAGGACATCAG GTCACGGACGAAGAACATCTTCAACGCGCAGTTCGGGAGCCTGTTCCGCACCTACCACAACCCCACCTACTTCTCCCGCCGGCTCTCGCGCTTCGCCGACATCTACATGGCGTCCCTGAGCTGCCTGCTGCGCTACGACCTGCGGCACACCTTCTTCCCCCGCCGCAACCCCCTGCAGCACGAGGCCCCCTCCTGGCCGGAGCAGGCCGGCGCAGGCGCCATCAAAACCCCCTTCCAGGCCCAGAGGGCGCAGGTCACGTCCGAGtag
- the LOC118218769 gene encoding 5'-nucleotidase domain-containing protein 3-like isoform X2 encodes MSPLSISFRRLLRNADSLHRLPVSLNALHTQGGVRSRCDRPLRSWRPRSWQHRFGAFGASRRAEPVLAALTRRCRPQFTTATLCTSSDSGQDMTNWLWSIYNETKKQTEDLIPILSNSFVNPDTIFANNEMSLQDTEVYGFDYDYTLAFYSSHLHTQIFSVARDILIQQHRYPEGLREYDYIPDFAIRGLHYDVQKALLMKIDAFHYIQLGTVYRGLHPVPDSEVIALYEGCHVPLENMSDFYGKSSHGHTMKQFMDIFSLPEMTLLCCVSDYFMKHNIDYEPVHLYKDVKEAIRDVHVKGFMYRAVEADIEKYICYAEQTHAVLKMLAENGKKMFLITNSPFDFVNRGMNYIVGKDWRDLFDVVIVQADKPGFFNDRRRPFRRVTDKGVLLWDRIHCLEKGQIYKQGNLYEFLRLTGWSGSKVLYFGDHIYSDLADLTLKHGWRTGAIIPELRKEIKIMNTEEYVHTMNWLQSLTGLVEHMQVHRDPAAEAVVQEWIKEREDIRSRTKNIFNAQFGSLFRTYHNPTYFSRRLSRFADIYMASLSCLLRYDLRHTFFPRRNPLQHEAPSWPEQAGAGAIKTPFQAQRAQVTSE; translated from the exons ATGTCGCCCTTGTCAATTTCTTTTCGGAGGCTGCTTAGAAACGCGGACAGTTTGCACAGACTGCCTGTGTCCTTAAACGCTTTGCACACGCAAGGCGGCGTAAGGAGTCGATGCGACAGACCTCTTCGGTCGTGGAGACCCCGATCTTGGCAGCACCGCTTCGGTGCGTTCGGAGCTTCAAGGAGAGCCGAGCCGGTCTTGGCTGCCTTGACACGGCGTTGCCGCCCCCAATTTACGACGGCAACACTGTGCACCTCTTCTGACAGCGGTCAAGACATGACCAACTGGCTGTGGTCCATTTACAACGAGACCAAAAAACAGACTGAAG ATCTGATACCGATACTATCGAACAGCTTTGTGAATCCGGACACCATCTTCGCCAACAATGAGATGAGCCTCCAGGACACCGAGGTGTACGGCTTCGACTACGACTACACCCTGGCCTTCTACTCCagccacctgcacacacagatcTTCAGCGTCGCCCGCGACATCCTCATTCAGCAGCACAGG TACCCGGAGGGCCTGCGCGAGTACGACTACATTCCAGACTTCGCCATTAGAGGCCTGCACTACGACGTCCAGAAG GCCTTGCTGATGAAGATCGATGCCTTTCACTACATTCAGTTAGGGACGGTGTACAG GGGTCTTCACCCAGTGCCAGATTCAGAGGTTATTGCCTTATATGAAGGGTGCCATGTGCCGCTGGAGAACATGAGCGACTTCTATGGCAAG AGCTCCCATGGCCACACCATGAAGCAGTTCATGGACATCTTCTCCTTGCCCGAGATGACCCTGCTCTGCTGCGTCAGCGACTACTTCATGAAGCACAACATCGACTACGAGCCCGTCCACCTCTACAAAGACGTCAAG GAGGCGATACGAGACGTCCATGTAAAAGGGTTCATGTACCGCGCTGTGGAGGCTGATATCG agaaGTATATTTGCTACGCTGAACAGACCCACGCTGTGCTGAAGATGCTCGCAGAAAATGGGAAGAAGATGTTCCTGATCACCAACAGCCCCTTCGACTTTGT GAACCGGGGGATGAACTACATCGTGGGGAAGGACTGGAGGGACTTGTTTGATGTGGTTATAGTCCAGGCCGACAAGCCCGGCTTCTTCAACGACAGGAGGAG GCCATTCAGGAGGGTGACTGATAAAGGGGTTTTGCTGTGGGACAGGATACACTGCCTGGAGAAAGGGCAGATCTACaagcag GGGAACCTGTATGAGTTTCTTCGTCTTACGGGCTGGAGTGGGTCCAAAGTGCTGTACTTTGGAGATCACATCTACAGCGACCTGGCA GACCTGACCCTGAAGCATGGCTGGCGGACGGGAGCCATCATCCCAGAGCTGAGGAAGGAGATCAAGATCATGAACACGGAGGAGTACGTCCACACCATGAACTGGCTACAGAGCCTGACCGGCCTGGTGGAGCACATGCAG gtgCACAGAGATCCAGCCGCAGAAGCCGTAGTCCAGGAGTGGATAAAAGAGCGAGAGGACATCAG GTCACGGACGAAGAACATCTTCAACGCGCAGTTCGGGAGCCTGTTCCGCACCTACCACAACCCCACCTACTTCTCCCGCCGGCTCTCGCGCTTCGCCGACATCTACATGGCGTCCCTGAGCTGCCTGCTGCGCTACGACCTGCGGCACACCTTCTTCCCCCGCCGCAACCCCCTGCAGCACGAGGCCCCCTCCTGGCCGGAGCAGGCCGGCGCAGGCGCCATCAAAACCCCCTTCCAGGCCCAGAGGGCGCAGGTCACGTCCGAGtag